Part of the Sphingomonas sanxanigenens DSM 19645 = NX02 genome is shown below.
ACCGACTTCCTCAGCCTTGGCGCCCAGTTCGACGGCCTTGCGGATCTGTTCCTTGATGTCGTCGGCCGCCTTTTGCGAGGAGAGCGGCGCGAGAGTGGTGCCGGGGTCGGAGGGGTCGCCCATGACGAGCTTGGCTACGCCCTTGCGATAACCGTCGAGGAAGGTGTCGTAGACTTCATCGACGACGATCATGCGCTTGGACGAAACACAGACCTGGCCACCGTTCCAGTGCCGGCCGAAGACGGCCCAGTCGATCGTCTTGTCCATGTCGGCATCGGCGAGCACGACAAAGGCGTCGGCGCCGCCCAGTTCCATGGTCGACTTCTTGAGCGCCTTGCCGGCCTCGGATGCAACCACCGCGCCGGCAGCTTCCGAGCCAGTCAACGCCACGCCATGAACGCGCGGATCGTTGATGATGAGGTTGATCTGATCGCGCGTTGCATAGAGATTCTGGAACGCGCCTTCCGGCAGACCCGCTTCGTTCATCAGTCTCTCGAACGCCGCGGCGCTCTGCGGAACGTTCGAGGCGTGCTTGAGGATCAGCGTGTTGCCGGCCGAGAGTTGCGGCGCGAGAATGCGGGCAATCTGATAATAAGGGAAATTCCATGGCTCGATCGCCAGGAGGACGCCGAGCGGCTCGTGCACCAGCATCGCCTCGCCTTCGGCGGGATCGAGCACCGGCAGCTTCTCCGGCTTCAGCAGGTCTTCCGCATGCCGAACATAATATTCGAAGATCTTGGCGGAGAGTTCCACCTCGGCCTTCGCTTCGGCGACCAGCTTACCCATTTCCAGCGTCAGCAGGCGGGCAAAAGCATCGCTGTCCCGGCGCAGGATGTCTGCGGCATTCTGCAGGATACGGCCGCGCTCGGCGAAGGAGGTTTCGCGCCAACTGAGGAAAGCCGCGTCTGCTTTGTCCAGCGCGGTCTTCACCTCCTCGTCCGTTGCGTCGGGAAAGGTCGCAACAGTGTCTCCGGTATAGGGATTGATGGTCGCGTAGGTCATTGTCCATTCTCCTGTGGTGAATCAGATTTCGGGGGTAAGGGGTACGGTCACGCGCCGAGATCCTTCACGGCCTGCACCATCTGCGTCAGCACCGCCTGGGCATCCCCATAGACCATGCTGCAATTCTCGTTGAAGAAGAGCAGGTTCTCGACGCCGGAATAACCTTTGCCCTGACCGCGCTTGACGACATAGACCTGGTGGACCTGGTCGGCATCGAGGATGGGCATGCCGTAGATCGGCGAGGATTTGTCGGTGCGTGCCGCCGGGTTGACGACATCGTTGGCCCCGATGACCAGCGCGACATCGGTGTTGGCAAACTCGGCGTTGATATCTTCCATATCGAAGATGATGTCATAGGGCACGCCGGCTTCGGCGAGCAGCACGTTCATGTGACCGGGCATGCGCCCCGCAACCGGATGGATCGCGAACTTCACGCCGACGCCTGCGGCCTGGAGCAGCTTCACGCGAACTCGTTCATCTCGGCATACTCGGCCGCTCTTGACCCGGCCATCGGCAACCGCACCGCCATAATCGACGGCCATATAACCGCCTGAATGACCGCCCGGATAGAACTCGGTACCTGGACTGCGCCATGCTGTGCCCCTCCTCTCTGGAGGCGAGTAAGGCCTCAAATTACGTATTTGTCCCAGCTCGCATAATGTTCGGGGCTGCGCTTGCCGCGCGGCAGGCTGAGCCCGATGAGCGCG
Proteins encoded:
- a CDS encoding NAD-dependent succinate-semialdehyde dehydrogenase, with the protein product MTYATINPYTGDTVATFPDATDEEVKTALDKADAAFLSWRETSFAERGRILQNAADILRRDSDAFARLLTLEMGKLVAEAKAEVELSAKIFEYYVRHAEDLLKPEKLPVLDPAEGEAMLVHEPLGVLLAIEPWNFPYYQIARILAPQLSAGNTLILKHASNVPQSAAAFERLMNEAGLPEGAFQNLYATRDQINLIINDPRVHGVALTGSEAAGAVVASEAGKALKKSTMELGGADAFVVLADADMDKTIDWAVFGRHWNGGQVCVSSKRMIVVDEVYDTFLDGYRKGVAKLVMGDPSDPGTTLAPLSSQKAADDIKEQIRKAVELGAKAEEVGPTVPNKGAFVQPTFLTDLDEGNPARYWEFFGPVSMLFRAKDEDDAVRIANDSPFGLGGSVFTSDPVHGAEVAKRISTGMVFVNHPTKVEADLPFGGIRRSGYGRELLGLGLKEFVNHKLIDVVDIDAHF